A stretch of DNA from Caballeronia sp. SBC1:
ATCATATCTGATGCACGGCATCGCTCTGGATCAGATTGAATCTATGTGGTATTCCTAACTGTATATCCTTAGTTGCAGTCACACAACGCTACTCCTCGGCCCTCTACGGTTAAGCAAGAACTGCTGATGGCGCCTCCCAAGCGCGCGCCCATGCGGCAGGCACAGGTGACGGGCAACCGCCGGTCGCGATCGAGAATCATCCGCAAAATCATAGAGTTAAGGAAAAAGGCACCAAGCACGATGCGAAGTGACAAAGTTAATACGGACCTATGCGAAGTGACAGTTTTACGTCGTTCCGACTGCAAGCAAAAGTGTCACCTCAGCGGCGCCTCGGCCCGATGCTTCGAGGTCCGGGCGGTGACACTTTTAATTCGGTCTACGGGAAAGCAGCGCGGATTGTCGTGCGGGCGACGCGACGGACATTGGAGCCTTTCGTTGTCGCGCTCAAGGGAGCTTGTTTTACCGGAAGTCCACTCCGTGAGTCGCTGACCAATACATGGAGAAGTCGCTTTGCCGCTTGGAGTGGAGCGAGTCAATCCAAGAAATCCCCCACAAGGACGCAACGTAGTCATGGTCGACCAAATTCTCCGCATGGGGTTTCCTCGCTGGCGAGGTACCTTTAGCGCATGTATATCGATGTTCCGCGTGTCCGGGGAAAATGCCTCGCTGACGCGCTCTCAGTTCATCGCGCTCTCTCGACAGATACCGTTGTTGTACTTCATTCTGGTAACAAACACTGCAGGACTGGCAATCACCCACGTCCACTCGACTCCAGCCCCTCTTTCCATATGGGTGCCAGCATTTCTGTGCCTAGTTTGCGTTGTCCGCTTCGCTTGGTGGCTGCGCACTCGCCACCATGACGTCGATGCGGCTACGGCGGCAAGACGCTTGCGCCGGACGGTTCGTCTCGCAGCGGTACTTGCCGTGTTTTTTACTGCATGGAGTCTCAGCCTGTATCCGTACGGAGATGCATATCAGCAAATCCACGTCGCTTTTTACATGGCGATTACGGTCATCGGGTGCATTTTTTGTCTGATGCATCTGCGAGCGGCGGCGCTATCGCTGACTGTAATTGTGATCATACCGTTCGTGATTTTCTTTCTGTCGACCGGGAAACCTGTATTCGTCTCGATCGCGGTCAACCTCTTTCTCGTATCGGTCGCGATGGTCGTTATATTGCTGACCTATTACCGGGACTTTGCCAGATTGATTGAATCCCGAGAGGAGTTGCATTTGAGGCAGATTGAGACTCAGCGTCTCAGTGACGAAAACTTCCGGCTGGCGAATCTCGACTCGTTGACTGGACTGCCGAATCGACGCGCATTCTTAGCTTGTCTGGAAGGCGCCGGGCCATCGATGTTTCAGGATGGCGGAGTTGCGGTGATCGGTCTGGTGGATCTTGACGGCTTCAAGCTGGTGAACGACGCTTACGGTCATGCCAGCGGCGATTGGGTGCTTGCAGAAGTAGGGCGCCGATTGCAGCAATTCGAGGATTCGTCCGCTTTCCTGGCGCGCCTCGGAGGTGATGAGTTCGGTGTGTTGCTCCGCGGGGATCTTTCCAACGATGAGATTACCCATCGTGGAACGGAGATTTGCTGTGCACTGCGGCTGCCTTACCATTTGCCGGATACGACTGCCCGGCTGTCTGCCTCGATCGGATTCGCCGTATCGCGGGGTAGAGTCGAACGCGTCGACGTGCTGTTTGAACGAGCCGACTACGCGTTATACAACGCCAAGCAAAATTCGAGGGGCAAGCCAGTAATATTCTCAGCGGATCATGAGATCGAGCGGCGCAGATCAGGTCTGGTTGAGCAAGCGTTGGCGCAAGCTGATCTTGAGCGCGAATTATCGTTGGATTTTCAGCCCATCATTGAGTTACCCGCAACTCGCATTGCGGGCTTCGAGGCGCTGGCACGCTGGACTAACAGTACGATAGGCAAGGTTCCACCAGCGGAATTTATAAGGCATGCAGAGCGATCGAATCGCATCCTGCTGATTAGCGAGATTTTGCTGGAAAGGGCGCTTGAAAGTGCGAAGCAATGGCCGGATCACGTGCGAATTTCGTTTAATCTGTCAACGCGCGATATCGAGTCTCCCGAAGCGACCAGGAGGATCATCGAAATCATCTCGGCGAGTCGCGTGCCTGCGCAACGAATCGAACTGGAAATTACAGAAACAGCGCTCGTGAGTGATTTCGATGTGGCAAGCGACTCACTTCGACTCCTGAAGCAACTTGGCGTCCATATTTCGCTGGACGACTTCGGCACAGGATTCTCGAGTCTGAGCTATGTGCATAGGCTCCCATTGGACAAGATAAAGATTGATAGAAGTTTTGTCGGAGAGATCGCGACAAACACCACGAGTCAAAAAGTGGTGAAATCGGTCGTTGATCTATGTCGAAACCTCAATCTCGATTGCGTTGTCGAGGGCGTGGAGACAGAAGATCAAGTCCGTATCCTGAGGGACCTGGGTTGCCGGAAGATGCAAGGCTACTTATTTGGCAGGCCGATGTCAGCTGAGGAAGCATTGTCGCTCCTTACAGAGGAAGTGAAAAATCCACGCTATTACCCATCTTGAGCGCACCATGACGTTGCTGAGACGGTCGATAGCCACAAGCCGAACGCTATTAACGGCTCAGACTACCCCTCCATAGCGCGCGTTTCGATCGACGTTGTAATTGCGCAAACCTGTCATTAGAGATTGTCTCGTACCTCAATGACAAGTGGCTTTTATGCTTTGATTTTTAGTATCAGCACATTTCTGAACGAGCCGCTGCCTTCGCCCGCAAGTCACTCGATCGGACCGTGCTCGACAACATGGTCGGGATTCGTACTCGTTCCACCATCAAACCGCATAGTCATCCTAATAGTGTGTTAGGTGGCGAGATTGCCTGAGCGCAAACGCGCCTGCAGCTTTCTGGCCGCTACCGAAACGCAGCGTGAACGACATGCCTTGTCCAGTGCCCAGGCGCGCTTCTGAGACTGCGCGGCAGTACTGCCGTCCTTGTATCGAATACACCTTGAAGGACTCTGGCGCATTCCACGCACACAGGCCCAAGCGAATTGGGCGCTTTGGGGTTTTATTTGGTTATCCAATTGAGTCAGAGCGAGCCCACAATTCCCAATGCGACGCAGAACCAAAGTGATCAAATCCCATTGCTTGGGATTTACCGGAACCTCTTCCTAAAGGACATCGGTTGTCCCCCATGAAGCGGCGCTTTTGAGGCGGGCGAATACCCGGTCTCGGTCGGGCAAGGTCTATCGCCGGTGGGGCGGAGGGTCGGCCACAGGCAGACTTCGGTTTAAAGAGAATGAGCGCCTCACAGCTCCGGAGCACTGACCGTTGTTATATCACTGCGGCTCACGTTAGCTCGTCGATTAGCCATTAGGCCGCTTTCACAGCATCGAACACGCGCACTGCGTGAAAAGGTGACGTTTTCGTCGGTCAACGGAATAGATAGCGCAATGCTGGTAGAACAGATTGACCGCTATGCGCCAAGCTTTCAGAGCGCATCGGTCATTTGACCGATGCCGTCGAGACAGGCCGAATGCCATCATCTCTATCAGGGCAGCTTTCATGTCGCGATGACGCGAGCTCGGTCCTGCCGACAGCCCAACGCAGCAAAAGCCCTGCGCATCGCTGAAGGCGACGCAATCGACAAAATCTTAGAGGAGTTTCAATGGCTACTCATCTTTCAGATACCACTCGCCTCCAGGGCGAGCGCTGGCTAAAACACTATTACTTTACCCGCGCCGCGTTTTCTGTCGTGTGGGTCGCGCTCGCGTTCACCATTGGGCAGCATGTCACGGCGATAGGAGCCGCACTGCTTGTCATCTATCCCGTATGGGACGCGCTGGCCAATTACGTCGACATGTCACGTAGCGGTGGAATGCGCGGAAACCTTACTCAGGCGTTCAACGTCTTCGCTAGCGCGGCGATTGCGATCGCGGTAATTGTGGTATTGAGCGTCAACACAAGCTTGGTGCTTGATGTATTCGGAGTCTGGGCCGTTCTGTCCGGATTACTTCAGCTTGCAACCGCCGTTCGCCGCTGGAAGCGCTTTGGTGCGCAATGGGCAATGATTTTGAGCGGAGGCCAGTCGGCGCTGGCTGGCGCGTTTTTCATCGCGCAGGCCCACGCAAATGTGCCTCCCGCGATTGTAAAAGTGGCCGGCTACGCGAGTGTCGGCGCGATCTATTTTCTTGTCTCCGCGCTGTGGCTATCGGTCGGACAACTGCGGCACAAATTTAATTCGGGAACCTAAATAGATGGATTGCCGCGCCTATCATTTCGCAGGGTAGTGACGGCTTGGGGTGGCGACATTCGGATACTTCGTGCCCAAGGAGCTTTAAGGGCAAAAAAATCGGTTTCTTGAGGCCGCGTCCTTACGGGTTCGGTCAACTCGTAAGAGCGATCGGCTTCACCATCGCACCGAAACGCGCGTTGACCTCGCGCAACTTGCCGGGACGCACCTGATCGACGGCGGTTTTCACGTTGTTCTAGATGCTCCGGCGTGGAATCTTCCATGCGCCGAGCTCGGGTTTGCGAACATCAGCAAAGCGACCTGCAGCAATCGCGCGACTAAGGCTCGCGGTATGTCAGCTGGTTCTGTCGCAATAACGATGCTGCGATAAAGTTCAGGTTACCAACACTTTGCTTCGGGCCACAATGAAGAAGACCGCGACACCGCGAAAGCCCCTTGCTGCGGGCATTGCCAAGCTTCTGAAGCGGCTTCATTATCCGCTGGATGTGATGCTGCTGTGCGTGCGATGGTATGTGGCTTATTCGCTTAGTCTTCGTGATCTTGAAGAAATGATGGCCGAGCGCGCCATCGGCGTCGATCATTCAACGGTGCATCGGTGGGTCATCAAGTTGGTGCCTCTGTTCGAAAAGACGTTTTGCAAGCACAAACGCCCTGTTGGCAAGAGCTGGCGCATGGATGAAACCTATATCAAGGTCAAAGGCTCGTGGAAATATCTTTATCGCGCCGTAGACAAAGCGGGTAACACTATCGACTTTCTGTTCAGAGCCAAGCGGGACAAGGTTGCTGCCAGGCGTTTTTTTGAAAAGGCAATCGGTCAGAACGGTTCGCCCGAGACGGTGACCATCGACAAAAGCGGTTCTAATCTGGCGGCACTGCATGCGGTGAACGCGGAGCGCGAGACACCCATCAAGGTTCGTCAAGTCAAGTATTTGAACAACATAGTCGAGCAGGACCACCGGGCCATCAAGCGTCGAACTAGACCGATGCTCGGGTTCAAGGACTTTGACTGCGCGCGTGTCATTCTGAGCGGCATCGAAGTCATGCACATGATCAAGAAAGGGCAGATGAAGTGCGCAAACAAAACGCCGCTTTCTGCCGCCAACCAGTTCTACTCCCTCGCTTCATAAGCAATACGTAACAATCGTATTTGCACGGCCATCTTGTCTTACTGCGACAGAACCGTTTAAAGTGATCGAGGCTGCAATCATGGAATCGTGGGAGGCTGTTGGCGTGGTCGCCGAGGGAGAGGAAATAAGAATCTCGGGCTGGAACCCCTGGTCGTTCGACTGGATTCGATCGCCCGAGTTACCTGTTGAGCTGCCTCACCCTCAATATGAATCGCAGCGGCACCTCATGCGGATCTTTACGATCGGGGCTGGAAGTGGGCTCCGTCGTTTTGCTGCGGCAGAGGTCTCCGCGGGCGTGTGGGCTTTCTATCAGCCCACTAAGCGATGAGCTTGTCTGCCGAGGGAACGCGCTGGGGGCGCTGTCGGCCATGTGGAGACCAGCCGAATGCGTTGACAATCGATACGATCTTTAGCCGCGGTTGCGCGAATCGATTACTCCAACACAGATTGATTCCCCGATGCAAGTCATGAAAAACGTACGCGCTGGTACTGCAGTCGGTGGTGTAGTTATGGGCATCCCTGCGACACAGCCTGTAGGTCCTTTATTGCATGCGGATTTGCCGTATCGTGTAAAGGGGTGGCCACAGGCACGCAGACACTCGGTCGTCACGGGCTTGGCGAGGGCTTCATCGGCAACTTCGCCAAGTCCGAAATTCTGTCCGACCCAACCGTTGCACTGGACATTTGAAACAGCCATGGAAAAACTAACTGTCCTTCGACAAGCTGTCCTTCAACTTTTCAAAATTTATCTGAGCACGGATATCCGTCTTTGTGTTGGTTTGGTAGCTGCGTCGCTCTCAGCCGTCGGCTGTTCCTCCTACAACAAGCCTGGCAATCCCATCTTCGCTACAAGTAACTCGCCTTATTCTGCGATCACGGTTGAAGGACACGGCCCTGTAGTCGTGCTCCAATCAGGCGGGGGCAACGCGCAAGGTAGCTGGTCGTCCGTCACGCAAGACCTTGCACCATGTTTCACAGTGGTTACTTTTGATCGCTCCAGCGCTGGACCTGCTCCCGCAGGGGACGCCTCACGAAAACCGGTTCTTGCAGCCGAAGTGGCAAACCGTTTGTTAGAACAACTTCGCGCCAAAGGATTGTTTGGGCCTTACATACTTGTCGGGCATTCTCTTGCAGGGATCTACGTGCAGGCGTTCGCCCGCAATCATCCGGATAGCGTTGCTGGGATCGTACTTGTTGATGCATCCAGCCCCCTTGAGCCGCCCGGAGTTTTTGTCTCAAAGGTTCCGCCGAAATCGGGCACGGTAGACGCTGCCGAGGAAGCCGGCGTTGCCCCGTCCAATGCTGCGCTGCTGTCCGGGCCGCCCCTGCCCCCGGTGCCCTTAATGGTCATTGTAGCTACAGACCATCAGGACACTCCACAACGAGAAGCGCTATGGCGCGATGTACAGCAGCGAACCGCGGCCCAGTCGCTATCGGGTCACTTGTTGGTGGCAAAAAGCGGTCATTTCATTCAGGTAGAGCGACCCGATATTGTGGTTGATGCTATTTTGCAAGTCGCTGCTGCCAGCGGCGTGGATACTGTCGCGTGTCACCGCTGACAGCGAATCATGATGTGGATGGCCCCGTGACCGTCATGATGGCCAATCCATGAAGGTGTTCGATCAGATCCGCGTGCGCTGACGGTTCGTTTCGGCCAGTTTCAGACATTCGACACCTCCGCATAGATCGTCGACAATCGACATGGAAGCGACGTGACTTTTAACTACTTGAGATTTTGACAATCGCCTCATGCTAGAGATACATTCCCCGACTTTGGATGATGCACAGGCACTCCTTGAGTTCGAACTGGAGAACCGGAGCTACTCAACTAATGGAATGGACGCCCCCACCCGAAACTGCATCGATGTGCCAAATCTATGGTCCACCCCATTTTTGCAACCCTGATCTTCGATGGCGAGTTTGGCTTGCCTAAATCTATTCGGCGTCGTTGTGGGGATTGCTCCCCGCGCCACGATGAGATTCGCGCCTGACGATCCTTAACAGTGGATCGGCTTCGAAAAGCCTCTTTGGCACTCAGGTTTTTCGTCGGGCCGGTGTGCCGTTCATGTCATCAATTTTCAGTCGTCGCAAAACCAGTTGGATGATTGGTAAATAATGATAAAGCTGTGCTCGTTCAGAGTGGGTGGCTTGTGAAGCCGGCGTCGAATGTGGTTTGGCGCGCAACAATGGCCCAGGCGGTTCGAGCTAGCTTGTTGGCCAGCGCACACGCCACCACGTTTGAATGCCGCTGCGCGAGCATTGCGCGAACCCAGTCTGCCAGGCGACCGGTTCGTTTCTCTAGGCCTCGCATGTAGGCTCGGGCGCACAGGACAAGCAGGCGCCTGACATTTTTGTCGCCGCGCCGACTGATCCCGAGAAGATTGGTCTTGCCGCCCGTACTGTATTGCCGGGGAACGAGCCCAACCGATGCCGCAAAATCACGACTGCATCCGTACTGCTTTGCGTCGCCCATTTTCGCGGCCAACGCGCTTGCGGTGACCGGGCCAACTCCCGGGATGCTCATCAGGCGCTGTCCAACCTCGTCCTCAGCGAGCTGACGTGCGAGCTCCTGGTCAATCTCACCGATTTGTTCCTCAAGGTACTTGAAGTGCTGGTGGAGGCGTTCGAGAATCGCAACCAGCCGGGGCGGCAATTCCTGCATGGCGAGCACGGCCGGCAGACGTGTGACGGCGGTCTTGCCCACCGGCAGACTGATGCCAAACTCGAGGAGAAAGCCATGCATCTGGTTGACGGTTTTGGTGCGCTCGCGCACCATCGATTCACGCACACGATGCAGCACTGAAAGCGTCTGTTGCGATTCCGTCTTCGGGGTTACGAATCTCATCGCCGGGCGCGACGCAGCTTCGCAGATCGCCTCTGCATCGACGAAATCATTCTTGTTCGACTTGACGAATGGCCTGACGAACTGCGGCGAGATCAGGCGCACCGTGTGCCCGAATTCGGCCAGCTTGCGGGCCATATGATGCGAACCGGCGCAGGCCTCCATAACGACGGTACAGGCATGGAATGTCGCGAAGAATTCGACCAGTTGTTTGCGGCTCATCTTTCTACGGAACACAGCCTTGCCTTTAGCGTCCTGCCCATGAAGGTGAAAGCTGTGTTTGCCCAGATCGATACCAACGAGCGTTACGTTGTCCATGATCGTCTCCAGTTCGCTATGAACACGGCCAGCCTAACCTATCCGGTGGGGCGGGGTGGACCATCCCATTAGTGGAAGTGTCAAAGCAACCACCTGAACGAGGGAAGCGTCCACCATGAAGATTACGACAATTGGCATCGATCTGGCGAAAAGCGTTTTTGCCGTGCACGGCGTAAATGAGCATGGCAGAGAGGTACTGAAGAAAGTGTTGAAACGCGATCAGGTTGCGAAGTTCTTCGCCAATCTGCAGCCCTGTCTGATCGGAATGGAGGCCTGTGGGAGCGCTCATCATTGGGCGCGCAAGCTGCAGGGTTTTGGACACGACGTGCGCCTGATTGCGCCGCAGTTCGTCAAGCCCTACGTGAAGACCAACAAGAACGACGCGGCTGATGCAGAGGCGATCTGTGAGGCGGTGGCGCGGCCCAACATGAGGTTCGTGCCGGTCAAGAACGTAGAGCAGCAAGCCGTGCTGGCACAGCACCGGGTGCGCCAGGGATTCATCAAGGCGCGCACCGCGCAAGCCAATCAGATCCGGGGGTTGCTCGCCGAGTTCGGGCTCATCATTCCGCAAGGCATTGCGAACATCGCCAAGCGAGTACCGGAGCTGCTCGAGGACGCCGCCAATGAGCTACCGGGCTCGTTTCGCCTGCTCGTACAGCGATTGATGGAGCACTTGAAGGAGTTGGACCGCCAGGCTGGTGAAATCGAGGCTCAGATCGTCACGTGGCATCGGGACAACGAACTCAGCCGCAAGCTGGCGGAGGTTCCGGGCATTGGACCGATCACCGCCAGTGCTCTGGTGGCGACGGTGAGCGATGCGAAGAACTTCGACAACGCACGTCAATTGGCAGCGTGGATAGGCCTTGTACCGCGGCAGAACTCCAGCGGCGGCAAGAACGTGCTGCTCGGCATAAGCAAACGCGGAGATACCTATCTTCGAACACTGTTGATCCACGGTGCGCGCTCAGTGATTTGCGCCTTCCAGCGCAAGAAGGACAAGGTCGACGGCTGGCTGGGAGCGCTTCTGGCGCGGAGAAATCCCAATGTGGCGGCCGTTGCGCTGGCCAACAAGAATGCGCGCATCGTGTGGGCACTGCTGGCTCACGACCGCGAGTTCCGGCCCGGCTACACGAGCGCCCAGGCCAGCGCGTAGCTGGGTCGGCCGCCCAAATCTGAAAACAGCAATCAAGCACAGGAGATTCAAACCACCGATTGCTCAGGCGATCAAGCAGTGATGGCAAGACAGGTCAGACCGTGGTCGATCAAACCCGACGCAACCAACGCACGATTGCAGTGCGCCCAACTGATTGGGACTCGACCAGCGGATTCCATCAGGGACAGCCAGGCATGCGCCTGACATTGAAGTCCGGATGCATGGCTGCAATCTATGCCTTCAAACCATCACCAATGAGAGCTTGGCAAACCGGGGGCGTCCATGCATGGTTGCGGGTTTTTTGAGTTGGTCGAATTTGTCTGCCAGCCCCGCCCAGACTGGGTTTATGAGCGTCAGGTAAAAATCGGCTAAAGTTCAGTTTTTTGGACGCATCGAATGACGGGCAAGCCAAGCTGGCAAGCGATTCCGACGAATTTGAGCGAAGCGCAGTTTGAGGAATTTGTCTTGCCACACCTGAGCCGTGGCCGACGCGGGCCGCCACCGAAGCTGTCGCTGCACAAGATCTTCAACTACATCCTGCAGGCGCTCTATATGGGGTGTCAGTGGATGATGCTGCCGATCGACAGCAATGACAAAGGTCACCGCGAAATCCACCACACGCGTATCTACCGGATGATGCGGCGCTGGCAGGCCAATGGCAGCATCGAGCGGATTTTCGCGGGCACGGTGCACCTTCTGCACCAGGACCAACTTCTCGACCTTTCAGTCATTCACGGCGACGGCACGACGACCGCTGCGAAGAAAGGCGGCGACAACCTCGGATATAGCGGGCACAAGCATCTCAAAGGCTGCAAGGTGGTCGCCTTCTGCGACCGCGACTGCAACATCATCGCGCCGTTCGTGACGGCACCGGGCAACCGAAACGAATCGCCGCTGTTGCGTAATGCGATGCCCAAGCTCACCGACATGGCGCGTGCCATCGGCGCGGACCTGCGGGGTTCAACTGTCAGCCTGGATGGCGTCTACGATTGCCGGGACAACCGCCGGGCGATTTTCAATCGTGGCATGACCCCGAACATCCCCGAGAACCCGCGTGGGCGCAAAACACCGAAGCGCGGGCGCAAGCAGCGCTTTGATCCGGCGATCTTCGAGGAGCGCTTCAGGACCATCGAACGCGTCTTTGCCTGGGAAGACAAGTTCCGTCGTCTGCTGCTGCGCTTCGAACGCATCAGTGACGTGCACTACGCGCTAAAGACACTTGCCTATTCGATGATCAATCTGCGGCACTACTGCCAAAACTGACCTCACGCCAGGCTTGGCGTAGCATCGTTGGCGCTCGACTTAGGGTCGCTGATTATGCTCGACCTGTCGATACCTTCATCTTCGCATAACGAAACATATCTCCGCATTCTCGGCGCGCCATACCCAACACCGATTCGCGCCTCTGGCTTGTTCGATCCCTCTCCACGAAATCAGCGTGGAAACTCGCAACCAGTTGTGATCCAAGTAAGGCGGATTGCCAAGTAAAAAATAGCCGCAACATTCGGCATTCTCCGAGCCAGATATGTTGTTCGATGTCCCCCGGCGTCAGACTACTTGTCGTGTTATCTGATTCTTATAGACATGGTCCGGGGGCGGTAAAATCAGGGTGAATGAAAACCTACTCAGCAGAAAGAAAAGAAGCGCTGGTGCGGCGCATGATGCCGCCGGAAAACGCGCTGGTTTCGGCGCTGTCCAGAGAAACGAGAATTACCGAAAAGACGTTGTACACGTGGCGCCGACAGGCGAAAGGACAAGGGTTGGCTGTGCCGCGCGATGGGAAGAATCCCGAGGGATGGTCTTCGGAGGGAAAGTTTGCAGTAGTGCTGGAAACCGCGCCGCTCAATGCAGCGGAGTTGGCCGAGTATTGCCGTCGAAAAGGTCTTTATCCAGAACAGATATCCGCCTGGCGAGCCGCTTGCCGTTCGGCCAATGCGAATGTCACGGAGCAGGCACGCGAGCAGCGCCATCAGTCGATGGACGACAAGAAGCGCATCCAGCAGCTCGAGAAGGAATTGCAGCGCAAGGAGAAAGCGTTGGCGGAAGCGGCTGCGCTGCTGATTCTGAGAAAAAAACCCCAGGCGATTTGGGGAGACAAAGAGGACGATTGATCAACGTCCCGGATCGCCTGTTATGTATATCGTTGATACGCGAGGCGGCGCAGTCAGGCTGTCGGCTCGAGAAGGCTTGCGACGAGCTGGGCATGAGCCTGCGTACATTCCAGCGCTGGGTGTGTGACGGTTAGCCGGCCGCGTCTGAGTAATGACAACCCGTACGCAGAGTCGCTGTTCCGCACCTGCAAGTACCGGCCCGACTATCAGCGCAGGCCGTTCGGCAGCGTGGATGAGGCCCGGGCCTGGACCCAGAGGTTCGTGCGTTGGTACAACCACGAGCACAAACATAGCGGCCTGAAATTCGTCACGCCGGCGCAGCGTCACAACGGCGTAGCCGCCGCAGTGCTCGCGCAGCGTGAAGCAGTTTATGCAGAGGCCAGGGAGCGCAATCCACGGCGTTGGTCCCGATCGACGCGTAATTGGGAATTGAAGGATGAAGTCTGGCTCAATCCGGAGCGCATGCAGCCGGAAGAACTAAAGCAGTTTGCTTGAAGTGACACGACAAGTACGTTGACAGCCGCCGATGTCGACTTGTGTGGCGTTTTGTTTCGTATCTCGATTCCTATCAAATAGGGAACTGCGGTGCGAAGCCACAGGACTTCGCACATGCATCAATTCATCCAGTGTTAGAAAGCTTGCCAATTTGCGTCGGCTTTGCCGATCAATGGCCGTGCCAGGATCTT
This window harbors:
- a CDS encoding bifunctional diguanylate cyclase/phosphodiesterase, which gives rise to MVDQILRMGFPRWRGTFSACISMFRVSGENASLTRSQFIALSRQIPLLYFILVTNTAGLAITHVHSTPAPLSIWVPAFLCLVCVVRFAWWLRTRHHDVDAATAARRLRRTVRLAAVLAVFFTAWSLSLYPYGDAYQQIHVAFYMAITVIGCIFCLMHLRAAALSLTVIVIIPFVIFFLSTGKPVFVSIAVNLFLVSVAMVVILLTYYRDFARLIESREELHLRQIETQRLSDENFRLANLDSLTGLPNRRAFLACLEGAGPSMFQDGGVAVIGLVDLDGFKLVNDAYGHASGDWVLAEVGRRLQQFEDSSAFLARLGGDEFGVLLRGDLSNDEITHRGTEICCALRLPYHLPDTTARLSASIGFAVSRGRVERVDVLFERADYALYNAKQNSRGKPVIFSADHEIERRRSGLVEQALAQADLERELSLDFQPIIELPATRIAGFEALARWTNSTIGKVPPAEFIRHAERSNRILLISEILLERALESAKQWPDHVRISFNLSTRDIESPEATRRIIEIISASRVPAQRIELEITETALVSDFDVASDSLRLLKQLGVHISLDDFGTGFSSLSYVHRLPLDKIKIDRSFVGEIATNTTSQKVVKSVVDLCRNLNLDCVVEGVETEDQVRILRDLGCRKMQGYLFGRPMSAEEALSLLTEEVKNPRYYPS
- a CDS encoding DUF308 domain-containing protein gives rise to the protein MATHLSDTTRLQGERWLKHYYFTRAAFSVVWVALAFTIGQHVTAIGAALLVIYPVWDALANYVDMSRSGGMRGNLTQAFNVFASAAIAIAVIVVLSVNTSLVLDVFGVWAVLSGLLQLATAVRRWKRFGAQWAMILSGGQSALAGAFFIAQAHANVPPAIVKVAGYASVGAIYFLVSALWLSVGQLRHKFNSGT
- a CDS encoding IS6 family transposase, giving the protein MKKTATPRKPLAAGIAKLLKRLHYPLDVMLLCVRWYVAYSLSLRDLEEMMAERAIGVDHSTVHRWVIKLVPLFEKTFCKHKRPVGKSWRMDETYIKVKGSWKYLYRAVDKAGNTIDFLFRAKRDKVAARRFFEKAIGQNGSPETVTIDKSGSNLAALHAVNAERETPIKVRQVKYLNNIVEQDHRAIKRRTRPMLGFKDFDCARVILSGIEVMHMIKKGQMKCANKTPLSAANQFYSLAS
- a CDS encoding alpha/beta fold hydrolase, which gives rise to MEKLTVLRQAVLQLFKIYLSTDIRLCVGLVAASLSAVGCSSYNKPGNPIFATSNSPYSAITVEGHGPVVVLQSGGGNAQGSWSSVTQDLAPCFTVVTFDRSSAGPAPAGDASRKPVLAAEVANRLLEQLRAKGLFGPYILVGHSLAGIYVQAFARNHPDSVAGIVLVDASSPLEPPGVFVSKVPPKSGTVDAAEEAGVAPSNAALLSGPPLPPVPLMVIVATDHQDTPQREALWRDVQQRTAAQSLSGHLLVAKSGHFIQVERPDIVVDAILQVAAASGVDTVACHR
- a CDS encoding IS110 family transposase, which produces MDNVTLVGIDLGKHSFHLHGQDAKGKAVFRRKMSRKQLVEFFATFHACTVVMEACAGSHHMARKLAEFGHTVRLISPQFVRPFVKSNKNDFVDAEAICEAASRPAMRFVTPKTESQQTLSVLHRVRESMVRERTKTVNQMHGFLLEFGISLPVGKTAVTRLPAVLAMQELPPRLVAILERLHQHFKYLEEQIGEIDQELARQLAEDEVGQRLMSIPGVGPVTASALAAKMGDAKQYGCSRDFAASVGLVPRQYSTGGKTNLLGISRRGDKNVRRLLVLCARAYMRGLEKRTGRLADWVRAMLAQRHSNVVACALANKLARTAWAIVARQTTFDAGFTSHPL
- a CDS encoding IS110 family transposase encodes the protein MKITTIGIDLAKSVFAVHGVNEHGREVLKKVLKRDQVAKFFANLQPCLIGMEACGSAHHWARKLQGFGHDVRLIAPQFVKPYVKTNKNDAADAEAICEAVARPNMRFVPVKNVEQQAVLAQHRVRQGFIKARTAQANQIRGLLAEFGLIIPQGIANIAKRVPELLEDAANELPGSFRLLVQRLMEHLKELDRQAGEIEAQIVTWHRDNELSRKLAEVPGIGPITASALVATVSDAKNFDNARQLAAWIGLVPRQNSSGGKNVLLGISKRGDTYLRTLLIHGARSVICAFQRKKDKVDGWLGALLARRNPNVAAVALANKNARIVWALLAHDREFRPGYTSAQASA
- a CDS encoding IS5 family transposase; protein product: MTGKPSWQAIPTNLSEAQFEEFVLPHLSRGRRGPPPKLSLHKIFNYILQALYMGCQWMMLPIDSNDKGHREIHHTRIYRMMRRWQANGSIERIFAGTVHLLHQDQLLDLSVIHGDGTTTAAKKGGDNLGYSGHKHLKGCKVVAFCDRDCNIIAPFVTAPGNRNESPLLRNAMPKLTDMARAIGADLRGSTVSLDGVYDCRDNRRAIFNRGMTPNIPENPRGRKTPKRGRKQRFDPAIFEERFRTIERVFAWEDKFRRLLLRFERISDVHYALKTLAYSMINLRHYCQN